In Allomuricauda ruestringensis DSM 13258, the following proteins share a genomic window:
- a CDS encoding efflux RND transporter periplasmic adaptor subunit, with the protein MSNKKLILICLAILVGGILVTTLIFSTEPEAQQEGATIETAILVDVVIAEKGTFAPTIVATGTVQPVEDVVLSPLVPGQIIRRDPAFTPGGFVKKGEVLLQIDPADYQNTLELRKSELLQSETTLATEMGRQQIAEQDLQLINNDSLFGDNPLSDNETQLVLRKPQLNAVKATIEAARASVNQAQLNLERTTIRAPFDAHILSQNVTVGSQVAQGDNLGRIVGTDSYWVTATVPISRLQWLKFPESNSERGSLVYIENSSAWTKGAHREGYLDRQIGALDAQTRLARVLVRVEDPLATSKELKSAPKLMIGTFVEVNIEADSIPNVVRMDRNLVRSNQTAWVMKDGLLEIRELDIILTDNEYAYVRSGLEQGEKVVVTNLSTVTNGIELRTGGKEASQEEND; encoded by the coding sequence ATGAGCAATAAAAAATTAATTTTGATTTGTTTGGCCATTCTCGTGGGAGGAATATTGGTAACTACACTCATATTTTCCACCGAACCCGAAGCACAGCAGGAAGGTGCCACCATCGAGACCGCTATTTTGGTTGATGTGGTCATAGCAGAGAAAGGCACTTTTGCCCCAACCATTGTGGCAACAGGAACCGTGCAACCGGTAGAGGATGTGGTTTTGAGCCCTTTGGTACCTGGACAAATCATACGCAGGGACCCGGCATTTACCCCAGGTGGTTTTGTAAAAAAAGGAGAAGTATTGTTACAAATAGACCCAGCGGATTACCAAAATACCCTGGAACTTCGAAAAAGCGAACTTTTGCAATCCGAAACAACTTTGGCCACCGAAATGGGACGTCAGCAGATTGCAGAACAAGACTTACAGCTGATTAACAATGACTCCCTATTTGGGGACAATCCACTTTCCGATAATGAAACCCAATTAGTACTCCGCAAGCCACAATTAAATGCAGTAAAAGCTACTATTGAAGCTGCCCGTGCATCCGTGAACCAAGCACAATTGAATTTGGAGCGCACCACCATCCGTGCACCTTTCGATGCCCATATTTTGAGTCAGAATGTTACTGTGGGGAGTCAAGTGGCGCAAGGAGATAATTTGGGTAGAATTGTTGGGACTGATAGTTATTGGGTAACGGCAACTGTACCAATTTCTCGACTACAATGGTTAAAGTTTCCTGAATCGAACTCAGAAAGAGGGTCTTTGGTTTATATTGAAAACTCATCAGCATGGACAAAAGGTGCCCACCGTGAAGGTTATTTGGATAGACAAATTGGTGCTTTGGACGCCCAGACCCGACTGGCCAGGGTTTTGGTCAGGGTAGAAGACCCATTGGCAACATCAAAAGAATTGAAAAGCGCCCCCAAGTTGATGATCGGAACTTTTGTCGAAGTAAACATTGAGGCAGACTCCATCCCAAATGTGGTTCGTATGGATAGAAATTTGGTAAGGAGCAATCAAACCGCATGGGTAATGAAAGATGGGCTTTTGGAAATACGGGAATTGGACATCATCCTGACCGATAATGAATATGCTTATGTTCGATCAGGCTTGGAACAAGGAGAAAAAGTGGTTGTCACAAACTTGAGTACGGTCACTAACGGAATAGAATTACGTACAGGAGGCAAGGAGGCTTCGCAAGAAGAAAACGACTAA
- a CDS encoding efflux transporter outer membrane subunit codes for MGKNKIEGYNLNVKNRQSFTVLFLFSFLGLLYFNCSPRYSNISPPIDEFQEFKSSGDSLVSNKWWEAFNDDKLNILIDSAMQSNLNLAATWQQFLSTRASVRSQASNKWPSIEASAQTARTLPEPDFVGGENTQLGFLSSYELDLWGRIGTAVNAEKFRSEASYFDYQTLSLSLSAEIATTWYQLQAAKRQLQITEDQIKTNEAIIKLIRSRFVGGQIRAVDILRQAQLLENTKEQKIIFETNIQLLKNQLAVLLGKQPQEGIVLEEASMPTVPKLPKTGLPLELVRRRPDLKQSFATLLAADRDMATAVQSKYPRITLSGRGQLRSNNFDNLFDNWAYSLAGNILAPLFYGGQLKAEVDRATAVKKQRLYEYGQATLVAFREVEDALTQDMKQAERLDNIARQLELAEKSNKQLRVEFLNGFSPYLDVLLGLDQEQQLRRDYVAAQLQHVQIRITLYRALAGGFDTGRNLDDQKSKLDEFYEQ; via the coding sequence ATGGGAAAAAACAAAATAGAGGGGTATAATTTAAACGTTAAAAACAGACAGAGCTTCACAGTTTTGTTTCTTTTTTCTTTTTTGGGATTGCTCTATTTCAATTGCTCTCCCAGATATTCAAACATTTCGCCCCCTATAGATGAATTTCAAGAGTTTAAATCAAGTGGCGATTCCTTGGTCAGTAATAAATGGTGGGAAGCCTTTAATGACGATAAATTAAACATACTGATAGATAGCGCAATGCAGTCCAATTTAAACTTGGCTGCCACCTGGCAACAATTTTTGTCGACCAGAGCCTCGGTCAGGTCCCAGGCCTCCAATAAATGGCCATCCATTGAAGCGTCGGCCCAGACGGCAAGAACCCTTCCAGAACCAGATTTCGTTGGTGGCGAGAATACTCAGTTGGGATTTTTGTCCAGTTACGAACTCGATTTATGGGGTCGTATCGGTACTGCCGTAAATGCAGAAAAATTCAGATCAGAGGCCAGCTATTTCGACTACCAGACACTTTCCTTGTCACTTTCTGCCGAAATTGCCACAACTTGGTATCAATTACAGGCTGCCAAAAGACAATTGCAGATTACCGAAGACCAGATCAAAACCAACGAAGCCATCATTAAACTGATACGCTCTCGTTTTGTGGGTGGTCAAATACGAGCGGTGGATATTTTACGGCAAGCCCAGTTACTGGAAAACACCAAAGAACAGAAGATAATTTTTGAAACCAACATCCAACTTTTAAAAAACCAATTGGCCGTACTTTTGGGTAAACAACCTCAAGAAGGAATTGTTTTGGAAGAGGCTTCAATGCCCACTGTCCCCAAATTGCCAAAAACGGGCCTACCCTTGGAATTGGTTCGCAGAAGACCTGATTTAAAACAATCCTTTGCAACTTTATTGGCCGCAGATAGGGATATGGCCACAGCGGTTCAAAGTAAATATCCACGAATTACCTTGAGCGGTCGGGGACAGCTTCGTTCCAATAATTTCGATAACCTTTTTGATAATTGGGCGTATTCGTTAGCGGGAAATATTTTGGCACCACTTTTTTATGGAGGACAATTAAAAGCCGAGGTAGATAGAGCCACAGCGGTAAAGAAACAGCGATTATACGAGTATGGACAGGCTACTTTGGTTGCTTTTAGAGAAGTTGAAGATGCTTTGACCCAAGATATGAAACAAGCGGAACGATTGGATAATATTGCCAGACAACTGGAATTGGCCGAAAAAAGCAACAAACAACTTCGGGTCGAATTCCTTAATGGATTTAGCCCGTATTTGGATGTGCTATTGGGCCTGGACCAAGAACAACAATTGCGAAGAGATTATGTTGCTGCCCAATTGCAGCACGTGCAAATACGGATAACCTTGTACCGAGCTTTGGCCGGAGGATTTGATACGGGAAGAAATTTGGATGATCAAAAAAGTAAATTGGACGAATTCTATGAGCAATAA